The sequence ACAGCACGCCCAGCATCGGGCAGCAGTCGATCAGCACGGTGGCGCCCTCGGCCAGCATCTCCTCGGCCATGGCCTTCTTCAGCCGGCGCAGGTCGTGGCGGGTCTGGGTCAGCGTCATGTCGACGCGCGACAGCTCCATGTGCGAGGGAATCAGGTTCACGCCGTTGGACAGCTGCACCACCAGCTCGGACAGCGGCGTGCCGTGCTGGAAGAAGGCGTAGACGCTGCGCTTGGCGCTCGGGTTGAGGCCCGACAGCGCGGTGAGGTGGGCTTGCGGATCGAGGTCGATCACCAGCGGGGCCATGCCGTTGCGCGCCATGGCGGCGGCGAGGTTGGCGGTCGTGGTGGTCTTGCCGACGCCACCCTTCTGGTTGAATACGGCGAGAACGGTCATGTTGTTGGAGGTCGTCCGTGCGGGGTCGTGCTTCAGTTTAGCCGGCCGAGGCCGGTTTGGAGAAACTCGCCGGCTCCAACGCGCGCGACCCGCCACGCGGGCGGGTCGCGAAGGCGGGCCGCGCGGTCCGCCGCCGGCCGTGGGGCCGGCCTGCGCTTACTTGTACTTGGCGCCGATCTTGTCGGCGCTGCCGTCCTTCTTCACCGCCTGCACCGCGTCGTTGAGCTTCTTCACCACGTCGTCCGGCACGCCCGGGTTGCAGGCCAGGTACATCTGGCTGTCCTTCGGGTCGCCCAGCGCCAGCAGCGGCTTGATGGCGCCCTTCATGCCCTCGCGCGAGGCCTTGTAGGGGCCGCTCTGGGCGCCGGCCACCCACAGGTCGATGCGGCCGGCGGCCAGCTTGGGCAGGTTCTGCACGTCGGTGGTGACG is a genomic window of Chitinimonas koreensis containing:
- a CDS encoding ParA family protein; translated protein: MTVLAVFNQKGGVGKTTTTANLAAAMARNGMAPLVIDLDPQAHLTALSGLNPSAKRSVYAFFQHGTPLSELVVQLSNGVNLIPSHMELSRVDMTLTQTRHDLRRLKKAMAEEMLAEGATVLIDCCPMLGVLSLSALMACNAVLVPVTAEYLAMNGALQLDQTLKGMTSMGQYRPRKVFINRYQRGHPTSEKVAAELTRRYGKEFCRTRVFESQSVLEGIGQNQDVFSYAPDSEGAEDFSYLLDELIETGFLKVAA